A segment of the Aureliella helgolandensis genome:
GTCTGCGGAGACCGCCACTGGCAATATCACAGCATTCACCCCTCGGGCTATGAAGAATTTGCTTGCGGCGCATTGAATGACGAGAACTCCCGCTTGGGCGTCCCACCGGGCTCCAAGCGTGGGACCGATCCCGATTCGCTCGTTCGGCAGCCGTATCTGGCACCGCATGCTTACGGAGGATTCCTCTCCTTCACCGCTGGCGACGTGCTGAAAATACAGTTCCACACGTCGCGTGGGGACGTTATGTACAGTGTCACCCATGACGCAAGTGGACAAACCTTGCCGCAGTAGGCTGGCAGATTTGGCCATTGCCGCAACTCCAACCCAACTCCCATCTCATCCCGGAATGGCGCGTCATGCTTCGATTTGTCTTGAGTTCCATCGTGATCGCTACCTGTGCTTGGCTGGAGGCCTCTGAGGGCCCGACTGTGCAGCGGCCGAATATCTTGTGGATCATTCCGGATGACATGTCAGCCCATTTCTCTTGCTACGGGGAAACGGCCATCGCGACGCCGAACGTCGATCGCTTGGCGGCGAGTGGTGTTCAATTCAACCACGCCTTTGTAACGGCTCCCGTCTGCTCAACCTGCCGCTCAGCATTCATTACAGGCATGTACCAAACATCGATCGGCGCCCATCACCATCGCAGTGGGCGCGGCGAGCTGAAAATCGAACTCCCCCAAGAGATTGCATTGCTGCCGAAGCTTTTCCAAGACGCAGGCTACTACACCGCGATTACCGGATGGCCAATTACCGGGCGACAGGGGAAGACCGATTACAATTTTGAATGGAACCCGTCGATCTACGATGGCGTGGATTGGTCGCAACGCGAGCCGGGTCAACCCTTTTTCGCGCAGATTCAAACGCCAGGCGGAAAGTTGCGTGGCTCGGATGCATCGGGCTGGACCAAGATGGCGCAGAATGCGCGACGGACGCTCGGCGACGCCACGACGAATGACGCCGTGGCCCTGCCGCCCTACTATCCCAACCACCCAGATATCCTTCGCGACTGGGCTGCCTATCTCGATTCAGTGCGTATGACCGACGTAATGGTGGGGGAAGTGCTGGAAAAATTGGAAGCCGACGGAGATCTTGAGAACACGTTGGTTTTGTTCATGACCGACCACGGCATTAGTCATGCGCGCGGCAAACAGTTCTTGTACGACGAAGGACTTCACGTTCCCCTGATCATCTCCGGACCAGGTATTCCAGCGGCAACCATCCGCAATGACTTGGTGGAGCATATTGACATCGCAGCCTTGTCATTGGCTGCCGCTGGCATTCCCATCCCCGAGGCGATGCAGGCGCGAGATATCCTATCTGTGGACTACGACCCCCGAGAGGCAACATTTGCAGCCCGCGATCGGTGCGATGAGACCGTGGATCACCTACGCAGCGTCCGCACCGATGCGTTCAAGTACATCCGCAACTTTCTCCCCAACCGCCCCTACCTCCAACCTTGTGCCTACAAAGACGATAAAGCGATCTTAATGGCACTGCGTGAGTATCACGCGGCTGGCAAGCTCAATGCAGTTCAAGAGCTGTTGTTCCGCGATATTCGACCGAGCGAGGAGCTGTATGACTTGAAACAAGATCCTCATGAGATCCGCAACTTAGCAGGCGATCCGGCCTACGCCGCACCACTAGCCGAACTCCGCCGCAAGCTGAACGACTGGATGGACGATACTGGCGATCTTGGGCAGGAGCCGGAGTCCCAGGAGATGTACGATAGTGATATGAAGGTCTACACCGATCGGCTGGGTGGCCCCAAATTTGATCCCGCTCACCTCCAACAAGTCCAAGACAATATCGCGTTGATGAAACAGTGGGCCAGACAGGGCAAGTAGCCCTCAAACGCGTGTTCTAGATTGGCGCAGGAATCGATGCTCGTTCGCCTTTTTCCAGCACATTACCCAGCGACCGCTGATGGCATAGCCGCACCACTCCCCAATGGCACACGCAACCATCTTCCAATGTTACAGTTGCAGGTGAAGCGTTTGCCGTCGAAAGCTCGCTATCGCATGCAGGGTGTTGCAGCAACTTGCAAACATTGCTCCACATTGGCCGCCCCTGCCGAACGAAGAACTTGCCAACCGAAAGCACCGGCCCTCGCAATGGATGCTGAAACTCTCGCAGCCCACAGCGAAGCACGAACGACTACAGGCTCCTTGGATGCCGACGGGTCCCCTGCGACGCGTCATCTGGGGCATTGTGCAGAGCCGAGGCGAGCTTAAGCGGTGTTGGAATTCATCCCAGAATCAAGCTTTGAAATAGCGCGTGGGATTGGAGCATACCTGCCGTTCCGCCGCCTAAAAACGCGCACCCTAGAAATACGAAAAGGCCCCGCCATAAAGCGGGGCCTTTGGTGAATTGTTTCCAATTGAGACTGAAGTAGCGGAGACTAGCGACGTCGACGACGGAACATGCCTACAACTCCACCGATCAGTCCGAGACCCAAAGCCGAAGGCTCTGGCACGGCGGTCACACGAATGTTGTCGATCAGGGTAACGTTCAGGAGGGAAGCGTTAGGATCTGAAGAGATAGCACCATTCGAATCGCTGTGGCCAAAAAAGATGTTCTGCCCGCCTAGGGCTTCAGTGGCCAAGTTAATTTCGGCAATCTCTAGACCGTCGATGGCCCAAATGGCCGTTTGTGCAACGTCGTTCACATCAATCGTTACGTTGCGCCAAGCAAACCCGATTTCACCAGCATCAGTTGTACCGGTTTGCCCTGCGAACAGGCCAACTTGAGCGGCCGGAGCTGCTTCCCCGCCAAAGCCCGCATAGTAGGCATCGCTACCATTTCTCGCGCCAGCTGCTCGATAAACAGCGGCATCTCCCTCTACAAAACTAGCCTGAGCTGACGATGCATACGCACGAAAGTCAGAGGCGCTTCCCCCATCGAGCGTAACCGCGAAACCCGCACTTTCGGACCACGTCCCCGGATAGATGCCTGCAGTACCAGACGTTCCGACACCAAAAGTCGACAGCTGGGTTGTTCCACTT
Coding sequences within it:
- a CDS encoding PEP-CTERM sorting domain-containing protein, coding for MRRFFRGLLVAAAVCGGATAAQADITLFSEDFDTDNSANWTTNDPGVTDIQADYFYDYSAIGVGAAPGGATTTGLKMTANNVNGVFGGFSVSPTGQSFTGSYRVSFNLWQNYVGPVGPGGSGTTQLSTFGVGTSGTAGIYPGTWSESAGFAVTLDGGSASDFRAYASSAQASFVEGDAAVYRAAGARNGSDAYYAGFGGEAAPAAQVGLFAGQTGTTDAGEIGFAWRNVTIDVNDVAQTAIWAIDGLEIAEINLATEALGGQNIFFGHSDSNGAISSDPNASLLNVTLIDNIRVTAVPEPSALGLGLIGGVVGMFRRRRR
- a CDS encoding sulfatase family protein yields the protein MLRFVLSSIVIATCAWLEASEGPTVQRPNILWIIPDDMSAHFSCYGETAIATPNVDRLAASGVQFNHAFVTAPVCSTCRSAFITGMYQTSIGAHHHRSGRGELKIELPQEIALLPKLFQDAGYYTAITGWPITGRQGKTDYNFEWNPSIYDGVDWSQREPGQPFFAQIQTPGGKLRGSDASGWTKMAQNARRTLGDATTNDAVALPPYYPNHPDILRDWAAYLDSVRMTDVMVGEVLEKLEADGDLENTLVLFMTDHGISHARGKQFLYDEGLHVPLIISGPGIPAATIRNDLVEHIDIAALSLAAAGIPIPEAMQARDILSVDYDPREATFAARDRCDETVDHLRSVRTDAFKYIRNFLPNRPYLQPCAYKDDKAILMALREYHAAGKLNAVQELLFRDIRPSEELYDLKQDPHEIRNLAGDPAYAAPLAELRRKLNDWMDDTGDLGQEPESQEMYDSDMKVYTDRLGGPKFDPAHLQQVQDNIALMKQWARQGK